One Candidatus Niyogibacteria bacterium genomic region harbors:
- a CDS encoding type II secretion system protein, producing the protein MRTNDTNKKIMGFTLIELVVVVAIAFFILSLVFVLMRDAKTRSRDARREEDVKQIQNSLGVYQINRRQFPSCSLGVINGASDCLSQALFDEGAVGAVAIDPLGGGSGTCLAGGSYVYCYESGGLDYTLHYNLETDSIPGKSAGWQQVKP; encoded by the coding sequence ATGCGCACAAATGATACGAATAAAAAAATAATGGGGTTCACCTTAATCGAGCTCGTGGTGGTCGTGGCCATAGCATTTTTTATTTTATCTCTTGTCTTTGTTTTAATGCGTGACGCCAAAACTCGTTCCCGAGATGCCAGGCGCGAAGAGGATGTCAAGCAAATTCAAAATTCTTTAGGCGTCTACCAGATTAATCGCCGTCAGTTTCCGTCTTGTTCTCTCGGCGTAATTAACGGCGCAAGCGATTGTTTGTCGCAAGCTCTTTTTGACGAAGGCGCTGTCGGCGCGGTCGCGATTGATCCTTTGGGCGGAGGCAGCGGCACGTGTCTGGCCGGAGGCTCTTATGTATATTGTTACGAATCCGGGGGGCTGGATTACACCTTGCATTATAATTTAGAAACTGATTCCATACCCGGCAAATCGGCTGGTTGGCAGCAGGTTAAACCTTAA
- a CDS encoding response regulator yields MTDEIKKKILIVDDDEFLLDMYAIKFRESGFEIEVTISGPSALDKIKNGFSPDIILLDIVMPGMDGFEFLKQLKKENLAPSAEVVILTNLGQKEDVQKGLAMGAKDYVIKAHHTPSEIVAKVKSILSNL; encoded by the coding sequence ATGACTGATGAAATAAAGAAAAAAATACTTATTGTAGATGATGATGAATTTTTACTGGATATGTACGCGATTAAATTCCGCGAATCGGGCTTTGAAATTGAAGTGACTATTTCCGGCCCCAGCGCTTTGGATAAAATAAAAAACGGATTTAGTCCCGACATCATACTTTTGGATATAGTTATGCCCGGAATGGACGGCTTTGAATTTTTAAAACAGCTGAAAAAAGAGAATCTTGCTCCGAGTGCTGAGGTGGTTATTTTGACCAATCTCGGCCAAAAAGAGGACGTGCAAAAAGGGCTGGCTATGGGCGCTAAGGATTATGTGATTAAAGCCCATCACACGCCGTCGGAAATAGTGGCCAAGGTTAAAAGCATCCTTTCAAATTTATAG
- a CDS encoding type IV pilus twitching motility protein PilT: MTDDYKKRFEELITLAAKEKASDLHLSVGRHPTLRISGELTALVKYPVLTAADTEGMIFSILTSEEKSEFLKQKTFDFSYAYEDKARFRVNIFFQRGFISASFRLIPVEVLGLSDLNLPPILADFARKEQGFFLVVGPTGHGKSTTLASMIDIINRERAEHIITVEDPIEYLFTQDKSIIDQREIGRDAMNFASALRSMFREDINVAMIGEMRDPETISAAVTAAETGHLVLSSLHTNSASQTIDRIIDTFAPGQQNQIRTQLAGSLLGIFSQRLVPRVSGGRIPAYELLIANTPVRNLIRENKIHEIDLYIETSSEAGMISLNQSFIDLVQKGEVTMETARAYSLNAHGLENLMR, from the coding sequence ATGACTGACGATTACAAAAAACGGTTTGAAGAACTCATAACACTGGCGGCTAAAGAAAAAGCGTCGGATTTGCATCTTTCGGTCGGCCGTCATCCGACTCTCAGAATTTCAGGAGAGCTTACGGCTTTGGTTAAGTATCCGGTACTGACCGCGGCCGATACCGAGGGCATGATTTTTTCAATACTTACGTCGGAGGAAAAAAGCGAGTTTTTGAAACAAAAGACATTTGATTTTTCTTATGCCTACGAAGATAAGGCTCGTTTCAGAGTTAATATTTTTTTCCAGCGCGGATTTATTTCGGCCTCTTTCCGTCTGATTCCGGTTGAAGTTTTGGGACTTTCTGATTTGAATTTGCCTCCGATTCTCGCGGACTTCGCGCGTAAAGAACAGGGATTTTTTCTGGTTGTCGGCCCCACCGGACATGGGAAGTCCACGACCCTGGCCTCAATGATTGATATTATAAATCGTGAAAGGGCCGAGCACATCATTACGGTTGAAGACCCGATAGAATATTTGTTCACCCAGGATAAATCAATAATAGACCAGCGCGAAATCGGGCGGGATGCTATGAATTTTGCTTCTGCTTTAAGGTCAATGTTCCGTGAAGATATCAATGTGGCCATGATTGGCGAGATGCGTGATCCGGAAACAATTTCTGCGGCCGTGACTGCCGCTGAAACCGGTCATCTGGTGCTTTCCTCGCTTCATACTAATAGCGCTTCGCAAACTATAGACCGCATTATAGACACATTCGCGCCCGGACAACAGAATCAGATACGCACGCAGTTGGCCGGTTCATTGCTGGGCATTTTTTCGCAAAGACTTGTTCCGCGGGTATCGGGCGGCCGCATTCCGGCTTACGAATTGCTGATTGCCAACACTCCGGTGCGAAATCTGATTCGCGAAAACAAAATACACGAAATAGATTTATACATAGAAACCAGTTCTGAAGCCGGAATGATCTCTTTGAATCAATCGTTTATTGATTTGGTTCAAAAAGGCGAGGTGACTATGGAGACAGCCCGCGCTTATTCGTTAAACGCCCACGGTCTTGAAAATTTAATGAGATGA
- a CDS encoding type II secretion system F family protein has protein sequence MIFNYSAKTAQGEEKTGTVEAASQDLAVSALQRRGLIIVSLESAEEAVSFFGKFFSFFERVKDRDVVIFSRQLATLFSAKVPVVDALRILMSEASNESFKKKLSAIADDIQGGLPVSQALSRHPDIFSNFYIQMARSGEESGKLDDILNYLADYLERSYDLTSKARNALIYPAFVLGVFLVVVGIMLVVVVPKLSSIILEVEQNVPIYTKFIIGLSDFIRTFGVFFLVLAALGVIFVWRWRLTPAGRKSVSRLQLSIPVFKNMYRQIYLARFADNFQTLLSGGVSVARSLEISADVVGNEVYAEIIREARDSVKGGTSISAALARYEDIPPLVAQMIRVGEETGKLNKILETLSRFYRREVDNTLERMVSLIEPALIVFLGLGVGIIVAAILVPIYGISAGI, from the coding sequence ATGATTTTTAATTATTCTGCAAAAACCGCGCAAGGCGAGGAGAAAACGGGGACGGTTGAAGCCGCGAGCCAGGATTTGGCCGTGTCGGCTCTTCAAAGGAGGGGGCTGATTATAGTTTCTCTGGAGTCGGCGGAGGAAGCCGTTTCTTTTTTTGGAAAATTTTTTTCTTTTTTTGAACGGGTCAAGGACCGCGATGTCGTCATATTTTCCAGGCAATTGGCCACTTTGTTTTCGGCAAAAGTGCCGGTTGTTGACGCGTTAAGGATTTTAATGAGTGAAGCGTCAAATGAATCTTTCAAAAAAAAATTAAGCGCGATCGCCGACGATATTCAAGGCGGACTTCCGGTCTCTCAAGCACTGTCTCGGCATCCGGACATCTTTTCAAACTTTTATATTCAGATGGCGCGTTCCGGGGAAGAATCCGGAAAACTTGATGACATTCTGAATTATCTCGCCGATTATCTTGAACGTTCTTACGACCTTACGTCAAAGGCCCGCAACGCTTTAATTTATCCGGCGTTCGTGCTCGGAGTTTTTTTGGTTGTGGTCGGCATAATGCTGGTTGTGGTCGTGCCAAAACTTTCTTCAATTATTCTTGAAGTTGAGCAGAATGTTCCGATTTACACCAAATTTATAATTGGCCTTTCCGATTTTATTAGGACTTTCGGCGTTTTTTTTCTGGTTTTAGCGGCTTTGGGCGTGATTTTTGTCTGGCGCTGGCGCCTTACTCCTGCCGGCCGAAAGTCGGTGTCCAGACTTCAGTTATCCATACCGGTTTTTAAAAATATGTATCGCCAGATTTATCTGGCGCGTTTTGCTGACAATTTTCAAACTCTTCTTTCGGGCGGCGTAAGCGTTGCCAGGTCCCTTGAAATATCCGCTGACGTGGTAGGCAACGAAGTTTATGCTGAAATAATACGAGAGGCCCGCGATTCCGTGAAAGGAGGAACGTCAATTTCCGCGGCTCTGGCGCGCTATGAAGACATTCCGCCGTTAGTCGCCCAAATGATTCGGGTTGGAGAAGAAACAGGAAAGCTGAATAAAATATTGGAAACTCTTTCGCGGTTTTACCGGCGCGAAGTTGATAACACCCTTGAAAGGATGGTCAGTCTTATAGAGCCGGCGCTTATCGTTTTTCTCGGATTGGGAGTCGGCATTATTGTGGCGGCCATACTTGTTCCGATATACGGCATATCTGCCGGAATATAA
- a CDS encoding prepilin-type N-terminal cleavage/methylation domain-containing protein: protein MFKFLKKKWFGGGRGGFTLIELLVVIAIIGVLASVVLASLNSARRKSRDARRVADVKQMQLALELYFDTEGEYPDATSKLAPDYIPAVPTDPVGQVAYPYNAYTATTISAGNDCDEATETCLYYHVGTNLEESTNPALQSDRDVDGDVVDGPDADGCADEASRYCYDVTP from the coding sequence ATGTTTAAATTTTTGAAAAAGAAATGGTTTGGGGGCGGAAGAGGGGGATTCACTCTAATTGAGCTTCTGGTGGTTATCGCCATAATCGGCGTTCTGGCTTCGGTTGTACTTGCTTCTTTGAATAGCGCTCGCAGAAAGTCGCGCGACGCCCGCCGCGTTGCCGATGTAAAGCAAATGCAATTGGCGCTTGAACTTTATTTTGACACTGAAGGCGAATATCCCGATGCGACCTCTAAACTCGCGCCCGATTACATTCCGGCAGTGCCTACGGACCCAGTGGGTCAAGTGGCTTATCCTTATAACGCCTATACTGCTACGACTATCAGCGCGGGCAATGATTGCGACGAGGCCACGGAGACTTGTCTTTATTACCACGTGGGAACCAATCTTGAAGAGAGTACCAATCCGGCCTTGCAAAGCGACCGCGATGTTGACGGCGATGTAGTTGACGGTCCGGACGCTGACGGTTGCGCCGATGAAGCCAGCAGATATTGCTACGATGTAACGCCGTAA
- a CDS encoding prepilin peptidase, whose product MENAFIFILGLFFGSFANVLVYRLNTGEPIMFSRSRCFSCGQNLKWFELIPVFSFLFLKGRCRVCGSKISWQYPLVELASGFLFLILYVYIPSGPSPTWTSWAIAALFFWLLFVISVYDLRHKIIPNNLVYLSTAAVALFLIIGNLDFIENWKLLIEHFAAGIGLFAFFGGLWFISRGRWMGFGDAKMAFALGLFLGWPETLAAFFFSFWIGAFFGLILAFYNYKLKAKSYKLLSGTQVPFAPFIFLGGLAAYLWADAIIFWYLSLLG is encoded by the coding sequence ATGGAGAATGCGTTTATTTTTATCCTGGGCCTTTTTTTCGGAAGTTTTGCCAATGTTTTAGTTTATCGCCTTAATACCGGTGAGCCGATAATGTTTTCAAGGTCGCGGTGTTTTTCCTGCGGGCAAAATCTAAAATGGTTTGAGCTTATTCCGGTTTTTTCTTTCTTGTTTTTGAAAGGCCGGTGTCGGGTCTGCGGCTCAAAAATTTCCTGGCAGTATCCGCTCGTTGAGCTCGCAAGCGGATTTTTGTTTTTGATACTTTATGTTTATATTCCCAGTGGTCCAAGTCCGACTTGGACCAGTTGGGCAATTGCGGCCTTATTTTTCTGGCTGCTTTTTGTTATTTCCGTCTATGACCTCCGCCATAAGATAATTCCCAATAATTTGGTTTATTTATCAACGGCAGCCGTCGCATTGTTTTTGATAATTGGAAATTTAGATTTCATTGAAAATTGGAAATTGTTAATTGAACATTTTGCCGCGGGAATCGGCCTTTTTGCTTTCTTCGGCGGCCTGTGGTTTATCTCTCGCGGCCGCTGGATGGGTTTTGGGGATGCTAAAATGGCATTCGCCCTCGGATTATTTTTGGGCTGGCCCGAAACGCTCGCCGCTTTCTTTTTTTCTTTTTGGATTGGGGCCTTCTTTGGCCTTATTCTTGCCTTTTATAACTATAAGCTAAAAGCTAAAAGCTATAAGCTGTTGAGCGGGACGCAAGTTCCTTTTGCTCCCTTTATTTTTTTGGGCGGGCTTGCCGCGTATTTATGGGCTGACGCGATTATATTTTGGTATTTGTCGTTACTCGGTTAG
- a CDS encoding prepilin-type N-terminal cleavage/methylation domain-containing protein, producing the protein MKTGFTLLELVVTVGVVLIISLLILADFPEFTRRLELSRTAQAVASSFRQAESAALAVREFSAEVFPAYGLHFENLPAKSYVFFADIDQDYKTSSPDGFYDGPSEEVDTFTINTPVEIYKICGGESGEGADCSITRLDVLYARPNPDIYIITDKGSFLNVEIFVRLTTGAEKKIAIWTTGQLSIE; encoded by the coding sequence ATGAAAACGGGGTTTACCCTATTAGAACTCGTGGTAACCGTGGGTGTTGTCCTGATAATTTCGCTTTTGATTCTGGCCGATTTTCCAGAATTCACCAGGCGACTTGAACTTTCACGGACAGCGCAAGCGGTGGCGTCTTCTTTTCGTCAGGCCGAGTCCGCGGCGCTGGCGGTTCGCGAGTTTAGCGCGGAAGTTTTTCCGGCTTACGGCCTGCATTTTGAAAACTTGCCCGCGAAATCTTATGTTTTTTTCGCGGATATTGATCAGGATTATAAAACTTCGTCTCCGGATGGTTTTTACGACGGACCAAGTGAGGAAGTGGACACGTTTACTATCAATACTCCCGTTGAAATCTATAAAATATGCGGCGGCGAATCCGGTGAGGGCGCGGATTGTTCAATTACTCGCCTTGACGTGCTGTACGCCCGTCCAAATCCCGATATTTACATTATTACCGACAAAGGATCTTTTTTGAATGTTGAAATATTCGTTCGTTTAACAACCGGCGCGGAAAAGAAAATAGCAATTTGGACAACCGGACAATTATCCATTGAATAA
- a CDS encoding type II secretion system protein, whose product MLKFSILNSQSSIKRGFTLLETLVAIAVLSLALAGVLSLSSIGIRSSSGASNQIKAFFLASEGVEYVRNKRDANILAGSNWISGLNGCEGGCYVDVYAPGGIVHCSGACPKLRFDAFSNRFDYDPDSQETIFTRKIIIVPINSQEISLSSEVSWVQGGITRGFSLEEHLFDLSF is encoded by the coding sequence ATGTTGAAATTCTCAATCCTCAATTCTCAATCTTCAATTAAGCGCGGATTTACGCTACTCGAAACTTTAGTGGCCATAGCCGTATTGTCGCTGGCTCTTGCCGGAGTATTGTCACTTTCTTCAATCGGCATACGCTCGTCTTCCGGAGCCAGCAATCAAATTAAAGCTTTCTTTTTAGCAAGCGAAGGAGTGGAATACGTCAGGAATAAGCGCGATGCCAATATTCTTGCCGGTTCTAATTGGATAAGCGGTCTTAACGGCTGCGAAGGAGGCTGTTATGTTGATGTGTACGCGCCGGGTGGCATTGTTCACTGTTCCGGCGCTTGTCCGAAACTGAGATTTGATGCGTTTAGCAACCGTTTTGATTATGACCCGGACAGCCAAGAGACGATCTTTACTCGCAAAATAATCATTGTTCCGATTAACTCGCAAGAAATCAGTCTTTCATCCGAAGTTTCTTGGGTCCAGGGAGGAATTACCCGCGGTTTTTCTTTGGAGGAACATCTTTTTGATTTGTCTTTTTAA
- a CDS encoding prepilin-type N-terminal cleavage/methylation domain-containing protein produces the protein MRTNDTNKKITGFTLLEMVVAIGVFSVAVLLAVSSFLSLQNAEKKIQSSVNLQNNLRFALEIMAKEIRTGEFYHCGLGGGVDPADCLSGESSLTFQNALGQTVIYRNIDSKIQKSSDGGVVFQSLSSGDITVDDLKFYVVGSPSGDNLQPRVTITVKASKRVGANVSEFSLQTSVSQRKLAP, from the coding sequence ATGCGCACGAACGATACGAATAAAAAAATAACGGGGTTTACGTTATTGGAAATGGTGGTGGCTATCGGCGTTTTCTCCGTAGCGGTTTTGCTTGCTGTGTCTTCATTTTTGAGTTTGCAAAATGCTGAGAAAAAAATTCAATCGTCGGTTAATCTGCAAAATAATTTGCGTTTCGCTTTGGAAATTATGGCCAAAGAAATTCGCACCGGCGAATTTTATCATTGCGGTTTGGGCGGCGGCGTTGATCCTGCGGATTGTCTGTCGGGTGAGTCATCTTTGACCTTTCAAAACGCCCTCGGGCAAACTGTTATATACAGAAATATTGATTCAAAGATTCAAAAATCATCCGATGGCGGCGTTGTCTTTCAGTCCCTTAGTTCGGGAGATATCACCGTTGACGATTTAAAGTTTTACGTTGTCGGTTCGCCATCAGGCGATAATTTACAGCCGAGGGTTACTATAACCGTTAAAGCGTCCAAGCGGGTTGGCGCGAATGTCAGCGAATTTAGCTTACAAACATCCGTTTCTCAGAGAAAATTAGCGCCATGA
- a CDS encoding pilus assembly PilX N-terminal domain-containing protein produces MMKKFSISNLRFSINGGFTLLLAVLFVSAFLALSLGLSNLIIGQIQLSGTGRDSQSAFFAADSGAECAVYWDRSSGSFSTSSPSTITCAGESRPVGGAPTSSFDLNFSNGSCVSVVVDKSSPSETIITSIGHSPCNGRKVERGLEVRY; encoded by the coding sequence ATGATGAAAAAGTTTTCAATCTCCAATCTTCGATTTTCAATTAACGGCGGGTTTACGCTGCTTCTCGCCGTTCTTTTTGTTTCGGCTTTTTTGGCTTTAAGTCTGGGTTTGTCCAATCTGATTATCGGCCAGATTCAGCTTTCCGGAACCGGCCGAGATTCGCAGAGCGCTTTTTTCGCCGCTGACTCCGGAGCCGAGTGCGCCGTTTATTGGGATAGGTCATCCGGCAGTTTTTCAACTTCAAGTCCTTCCACGATAACTTGCGCTGGAGAAAGTCGTCCGGTAGGAGGAGCGCCGACAAGCTCGTTTGATTTGAATTTTTCCAACGGTTCCTGCGTCAGCGTGGTTGTTGATAAATCATCTCCGTCCGAGACGATTATTACTTCAATAGGCCATAGTCCCTGTAACGGGAGGAAAGTTGAAAGAGGGTTGGAGGTGCGTTATTGA
- the ligA gene encoding NAD-dependent DNA ligase LigA has protein sequence MDKIEAQKQIEKLRKVINHHRYLYHVLDRQEISDEALDSLKHELKKLEDRFPDLITPDSPTQRVGGKALKEFKKVRHNVPMLSLEDAFLPEEITDWISRNSKVVRDAGSAALFAELKFDGLAMSLIYIDGVLDRALTRGDGRIGEDVTQNARTVEAIPLRLEIRGKVSEAVRKEAEKIIKKGVIEARGEIIITKKNFAKVNAEQKKAGKQIFANPRNLAAGSIRQLDSAITKSRRLDFHAYDLIADFGQVLHSEEHEILSALGFKTDEKAKIFHDLKSLFSYREKIESERSRFEYETDGIVVSVDDNDLFGRLGVVGKTPRGAIAFKFTPHESTTVIEDIIVQVGRTGAITPVAVLRPVQIGGVTVSRATLHNEDEIKRLDTRIGDTVIVGRAGDVIPDIKKVLKELRPRNTEEFRMPKKCPVCGEELKREGVILRCINPKCSARHRESLYHFASRGAFDIDGLGPKIIDAFLDNGLIQDAADLFALKEGGIRPLERFGEKSAENIIKAIQSRRAIGLVRFILGLGILHVGEETALDLAERFASLKALQNASRDDLEAIPNVGGIVAESIHNWFRDAHNKEFLKKLLKYVKVENARGKTKGRLFAKTFVLTGSLRSLSRDEAKSKIRALAGNVSEAVSSKTDFVVAGSDPGSKYEKAKKLGVKIIDEKEFLKMLR, from the coding sequence ATGGATAAGATAGAAGCTCAGAAGCAGATAGAAAAATTGAGGAAGGTGATAAATCACCACAGGTATCTTTATCATGTTTTGGACCGGCAGGAAATTTCAGATGAGGCCCTTGATTCTTTAAAACACGAATTGAAGAAGCTGGAAGACCGGTTTCCGGATTTGATTACTCCGGATTCGCCGACGCAGAGAGTGGGAGGAAAAGCCCTGAAAGAGTTTAAAAAGGTCAGGCACAATGTCCCGATGCTTTCGCTTGAAGACGCTTTTTTGCCCGAAGAAATAACGGACTGGATTTCCCGCAATTCTAAAGTTGTACGGGACGCCGGGAGTGCCGCTCTTTTTGCCGAACTTAAGTTTGACGGTTTAGCCATGAGTTTGATTTACATAGACGGGGTTTTGGACAGGGCTTTAACCCGCGGAGACGGCAGAATCGGAGAAGACGTCACTCAAAATGCCAGAACGGTTGAAGCCATACCTCTGCGTTTGGAAATTCGCGGCAAGGTTTCCGAAGCCGTCCGTAAAGAAGCCGAAAAAATAATTAAAAAGGGAGTTATAGAGGCGAGGGGCGAGATTATAATAACCAAAAAAAATTTCGCCAAGGTTAATGCCGAACAAAAAAAGGCCGGCAAGCAAATTTTTGCCAATCCCAGAAATCTGGCGGCAGGTTCAATCCGCCAGCTTGATTCGGCAATTACCAAATCGCGCCGGCTGGATTTTCACGCCTACGACCTGATTGCCGATTTCGGGCAGGTTCTGCATTCCGAGGAACACGAAATATTGTCGGCCCTCGGTTTTAAAACTGACGAAAAAGCGAAAATTTTTCATGATTTGAAATCCCTTTTTTCATATCGCGAAAAAATAGAAAGCGAACGGAGCCGTTTTGAATATGAAACAGACGGAATAGTCGTTAGCGTTGACGACAATGATTTATTCGGGCGTTTGGGCGTTGTCGGCAAAACTCCGCGCGGAGCCATTGCTTTTAAATTTACTCCGCATGAATCAACGACCGTTATTGAAGACATAATAGTGCAGGTGGGGCGCACCGGCGCCATTACGCCGGTCGCGGTATTGAGGCCCGTTCAAATAGGCGGGGTAACCGTGAGCCGCGCGACTCTGCATAATGAAGATGAAATTAAAAGGCTTGATACGAGGATAGGCGACACTGTTATTGTCGGGCGCGCCGGCGACGTCATTCCGGATATTAAAAAAGTTCTTAAAGAATTAAGGCCGAGAAACACGGAAGAATTCCGTATGCCCAAAAAATGTCCGGTTTGCGGGGAAGAATTAAAGCGGGAAGGGGTAATTTTAAGATGTATTAATCCGAAATGTTCCGCCCGTCACCGCGAGTCGCTGTATCACTTTGCTTCGCGCGGAGCTTTTGACATTGACGGCCTGGGCCCCAAAATAATAGACGCCTTTTTGGATAACGGCCTGATTCAAGACGCGGCCGACCTTTTCGCGTTGAAAGAAGGCGGTATACGGCCGCTTGAAAGATTCGGAGAAAAATCAGCCGAAAATATCATAAAAGCCATACAATCCAGGCGCGCCATAGGTTTGGTTAGATTTATTTTGGGGCTGGGCATTCTTCATGTCGGGGAAGAAACGGCTCTGGATTTGGCCGAGCGATTCGCGTCTCTTAAAGCCCTGCAAAACGCTTCAAGAGATGATTTGGAAGCAATACCGAATGTGGGCGGGATTGTGGCCGAAAGCATTCATAATTGGTTTCGGGACGCGCATAACAAAGAATTTTTAAAAAAACTTTTAAAATATGTTAAAGTTGAAAATGCGAGGGGAAAAACCAAGGGTCGGCTTTTTGCCAAGACCTTTGTTTTGACCGGAAGTTTGCGGTCGCTGTCCAGAGATGAGGCCAAATCCAAAATCCGCGCTCTTGCCGGCAATGTTTCCGAAGCGGTTTCGTCAAAAACCGATTTCGTGGTCGCCGGCTCCGATCCGGGCTCAAAATACGAAAAAGCCAAAAAATTGGGAGTTAAAATTATTGATGAAAAAGAATTTTTAAAAATGTTAAGATAA
- the gatC gene encoding Asp-tRNA(Asn)/Glu-tRNA(Gln) amidotransferase subunit GatC, whose protein sequence is MISPKDVKKAAELSRLKLSAKEEKELSRELESILGYIDKLKEVNVSGVAETSHVFHVNDFREDIRPKEIFDSST, encoded by the coding sequence ATGATTTCTCCAAAAGATGTGAAAAAAGCGGCGGAACTCTCAAGATTGAAACTTTCCGCCAAAGAGGAAAAAGAATTAAGCCGAGAACTTGAGTCAATTCTGGGTTACATAGATAAGCTTAAAGAAGTTAATGTTTCGGGCGTTGCCGAAACAAGCCATGTTTTTCATGTTAATGATTTCAGAGAGGACATCCGGCCGAAAGAAATTTTTGATTCATCTACTTGA
- the gatA gene encoding Asp-tRNA(Asn)/Glu-tRNA(Gln) amidotransferase subunit GatA, which yields MYLTVSKVKNLLHKGEISSRELVTIYSEEIKSKNKNLNAYLETFNDVFDEAEKIDEHLKRGEEPRALEGIPFAIKDNILIQGKICSAASRMLENYRASYDAFVIKKLRKAGAIFLGRTNMDEFAMGSSTENSAFGATKNPYDETRVPGGSSGGSAAAVSANMALAALGSDTGGSIRQPAGFCGVVGLKPTYGAVSRSGLIAMASSLDQIGPITKTVEDAELIFDIIKGKDPKDSTSVESNIQHPPTSSRVLDKFGTTSNIQKLKIGIPKEFYSGGIDKDVLEIVNRAAETFRGLGHEVKEVSLPHAPYALAVYYIVVPAEVSANMSRFDGLRYGLHKSGKNLLSEYMETRSAGFGPETRRRIILGTYVLSAGYYDAYYARASKVRALIKKDFEKVFGDVDVLLAPASPNPAFKIGEKINNPLSMYLEDIFLVPANLAGLPAMSLPFGSATRDGVKLPVGIQLIAPWFEEKTLFEAGRLLEAHK from the coding sequence ATCTACTTGACAGTTTCCAAAGTCAAAAACCTTTTGCATAAAGGAGAAATTTCCTCTAGGGAACTGGTTACGATTTATTCCGAAGAAATTAAATCAAAAAATAAAAATTTAAACGCGTATCTTGAGACCTTTAATGATGTTTTTGATGAAGCCGAAAAAATTGATGAACATTTAAAAAGAGGCGAGGAGCCGAGGGCGCTTGAGGGTATTCCGTTCGCGATTAAAGACAACATTTTAATTCAGGGCAAAATTTGCTCGGCGGCTTCCCGCATGCTTGAAAATTACAGGGCTTCTTATGACGCTTTTGTCATTAAAAAACTGCGTAAGGCCGGCGCGATTTTTTTAGGCCGTACCAATATGGATGAATTTGCGATGGGTTCATCCACCGAAAATTCGGCGTTCGGCGCGACTAAAAATCCTTATGACGAGACGCGCGTTCCCGGAGGTTCTTCGGGCGGTTCGGCCGCGGCGGTTAGCGCGAATATGGCTTTAGCCGCTCTGGGTTCGGACACCGGCGGCTCCATCAGACAGCCGGCGGGATTTTGCGGGGTCGTCGGACTTAAGCCGACTTACGGCGCTGTTTCCCGCTCGGGACTTATCGCCATGGCTTCGTCTTTAGACCAAATCGGGCCGATTACGAAAACTGTTGAGGATGCGGAACTTATTTTTGATATTATCAAAGGCAAAGATCCTAAAGATTCAACTAGTGTTGAATCCAACATCCAACATCCTCCGACTTCATCGAGAGTCCTCGATAAGTTCGGGACAACATCCAACATCCAAAAGTTGAAAATAGGAATACCGAAGGAGTTTTATAGTGGAGGGATTGATAAAGATGTTTTGGAGATTGTGAATCGTGCGGCCGAGACATTTCGGGGGCTCGGACACGAAGTTAAAGAGGTTTCCTTGCCCCATGCTCCTTACGCTCTGGCCGTTTATTACATCGTTGTTCCGGCGGAGGTTTCGGCGAATATGTCTCGTTTTGACGGCCTGCGTTACGGCCTTCATAAATCCGGAAAAAATTTACTTTCCGAATATATGGAAACGCGCTCGGCCGGTTTCGGCCCGGAAACCAGGCGCAGGATAATTTTGGGAACCTATGTTTTATCGGCCGGATATTACGACGCTTATTACGCGCGCGCATCTAAAGTGCGCGCGCTCATTAAAAAGGATTTTGAAAAAGTATTCGGCGATGTGGATGTTCTGCTAGCGCCCGCTTCTCCGAACCCCGCTTTTAAAATCGGAGAGAAAATCAATAATCCTCTTTCAATGTATCTTGAAGATATTTTTTTGGTGCCGGCCAATCTCGCCGGCCTTCCGGCAATGTCTTTACCTTTCGGCTCGGCTACCCGCGACGGTGTTAAATTGCCGGTCGGAATACAACTCATAGCGCCGTGGTTTGAAGAAAAGACCCTCTTTGAAGCCGGCCGTCTTCTTGAGGCGCATAAGTAA